The region GCAGGCCCTCGTCCAGTTCGGCGGGGGTCACGGCGGGTCGGCGCAGCAGGTTCAGCACGCCCCCAGTCTACTCCGGCAGGCCTCCTGGGCGGGAGGAAAGGCGCACAGTCCCTTGCCCGCCCGCCGGGCCACCCACAGGGGGCGGCGCGCAGATCACCCCACGCGCCGCCCCCCTTCAAAGCTGGCTTTATCCGGATTCCGTCTGTTCCGTTGACAATCCGGAACTTCACCGGATTGCCCACTTCACGCCCGGAACCCGGTTCCCTCCTGCTCGCTCCGCTCGGACTGAACGGTTCTGGCGAACCATCCAGCCGGAGTACGTTACTTGACGAACAGCATCTGGCGGTAGGTCGGCAGCGGCCAGTGCTGCTCGGCGACGACCTTCTCCAGCTTGTCGGCGGCCTTGCGCACGGCGCTCATGGCGGGCAGCACCTGGTCGCGCATGTGGTGGGCCTTCTCGTGCACCTCGTCCCCGCCGGTGGCGGCGTTCTGGGCGCTGAGAGCCTGCACGGCGTCGAACAGTTCGTCCGCGGCGGCCTCGACCTCGGCGGCGACACCCCTGACGGCCTTGCTGCCGCCCGCGGCGTGCAGTTCGCTCAGGTACTTCACGGCGGCGGGGAGGATCATGGTGCGGGCCATGTACTCGGTGGTCTCGCCCTCGATGTTCACCGTCTTGAAGTAGATGTCGTACATGATTTCCTGACGGGCGGCCAGTTCTCGGTCGGACAGCACCTTGAACTTCTCGAACAGCGCGCCGTTCTTGGCGTCGGTCAGGTGGTGCACGGCGTCCAGGGTGGTGCGCAGGTTCAGCAGCTTCCGGCCATGCTCGGCTTCCTGGTGCCACTCGTCGCTGTAGCCGTCACCGTTGAAGACGATGCGCTTGTGGGCGCTGTAGGTGGCCTTGACGATCTCGGCGACGGCGGTGTCCAGATCGGTTCCGGCGTCAAGCTTGGCCTTCAGCTCGGCGGCCAGGGCGCTCACGGCGTCCGCGACGATGGTGTTCAGGACCGTGATCGGGAAGGAGATGCTCTGGCTGCTGCCCGCCGCGCGGAACTCGAACTTGTTCCCGGTGAACGCGAAGGGGCTGGTGCGGTTGCGGTCCCCGGCGTGACGGGGCAGGGGGGGCAGGACGCTGGTGCCCAGGCCCAGCAGGCCGGCTTCGGCGCCGCGTCCACCCTGGCCGCTTTCCAGGCGGTCGAAGATGTCGCTCAGTTCGCTGCCCAGGAAGATGCTGATGATCGCGGGCGGGGCCTCGTTGGCGCCCAGGCGGTGGTCGTTGCTGGCGCTGGCGACGCTGATGCGCAGCAGGTCCTGGTGCTCGTCCACGGCCTTGATGACGGCCGAGGTGAAGAACAGGAACTGCAGGTTCTCGTGCGGGGTGTCGCCGGGCTCCAGGAGGTTCTCACCGGCGTTGGTGCTCATGCTCCAATTGCAGTGCTTGCCCGAGCCGTTCACGCCCGCGAAGGGCTTCTCGTGCAGCAGGGCGACGAGGCCGTACTTACGGGCAGTGTTGCGCAGCACCTGCATGGTGAGCTGCTGGTGGTCGGCGGCGATGTTGCTGTCCTCGAAGATCGGGGCGATCTCGAACTGGCCGGGCGCGACCTCGTTGTGACGGGTCTTGACGGGGATACCCAGCGCGTACAGCTGCTGCTCGGCGTCGGTCATGAAGCTCAGGACGCGGTCGGGAATCGCACCGAAGTAGTGGTCTTCGAGTTCCTGGCCGCGGGGGGGCTGCGCGCCGAACAGGGTGCGGCCGGTCATGACGAGGTCGGGGCGGCGGTAGTAGTACTCCTCGGCGATCAGGAAGTATTCCTGCTCGGCCCCCAGGGTGCTGCTCACGCGGGTGCCCTCGCTGGCCCCGAAGAGTTTCAGGGCGGGCGTGACGGCCTTGTTCAGCGCCTCGACGGAGCGCAGCAGGGGGGTCTTGGTGTCCAGCGCCTCGCCGGTCCAGCTGGCGAACGCGGTGGGGATGCACAGGGTCGCGCCGTTGGCGTGACGCATGATGAACGCCGGGCTGCTGGCGTCCCAGGCGGTGTAGCCGCGCGCCTCGAAGGTCGCACGCAGGCCGCCGGACGGGAAGGAGCTGGCGTCGGGTTCGGCCTGGATGAGTTCCTTGCCGCTGAACGCCGCGATGGCGCTGCCGTCACCGTTGGGGGACACGAAGGAGTCGTGCTTCTCGGCGGTCGCGCCGGTCAGGGGGTGGAACCAGTGGGTGTAGTGCGTGGCGCCCTTCTCCATGGCCCAGGTCTTCATGGCGAGCGCGACGGTGTCGGCGATGCTGGGGTCGAGGGTCGCGCCGCGTTCCAGGGTCGCCTGGAGGCTCTTGAAGGTGGGTTTGCTCAGGCGGGCCTTGAGCTGCTCCAGGGTCAGGACGTCGCTGGAGTACACACTGCTGATGATCTGATCGGGCGTGGCGGTATCCACGGCGTCCGTGCGCCAGTTGCGGGCGGCGGAGATCACGTCGAAGTCATGGTTCATGTCGCTCCCTGTGCGCGGTGGCTGGGGGGTGCGCGGCGCGCTTGGCATCCCTGATTTCACGCCGCTCCCGTGGTTCCACCGGGCATCACTACGCCCGGAGTATATGAGCCCAGCCTGAAGGCGGTCAACGAATACTTCTGCACAACATGCCGGAATACCGGGACAGGGCAGGGCTTGACACGCAGTGACGTGCAGTTTGTACACCGCGGATCTGCCACACTGGAATCCGACGCGCAACACTCTGCACCGCCACCCCGGCACGGGCCGGAGGTCGTAGCATTTCTGGACGCGCTGCCCAGCGCCACCGGAGGTTTCCCAGTCATGACGCCCCAGTCCACCACGCCCCCCACCCGCGACCAGATCCTGCAGCAGCTGCAGGAAGCGGAAGTCAAGTTCCTGCGCCTCCAGTTCACCGACATCCTCGGCACCACCAAGAACGTCGAGGTGCCCAAAAGCCAGTTCGCCAAGGCCCTGAACGGCGACGTCACCTTCGACGGCAGCGCCGTGGAAGGCTTCACCCGCGTCGAGGAGAGCGACATGCTCCTGCGCCCCGACCTGGGCACCTTCCTGATCTACCCGCA is a window of Deinococcus grandis DNA encoding:
- a CDS encoding glutamine synthetase III family protein gives rise to the protein MNHDFDVISAARNWRTDAVDTATPDQIISSVYSSDVLTLEQLKARLSKPTFKSLQATLERGATLDPSIADTVALAMKTWAMEKGATHYTHWFHPLTGATAEKHDSFVSPNGDGSAIAAFSGKELIQAEPDASSFPSGGLRATFEARGYTAWDASSPAFIMRHANGATLCIPTAFASWTGEALDTKTPLLRSVEALNKAVTPALKLFGASEGTRVSSTLGAEQEYFLIAEEYYYRRPDLVMTGRTLFGAQPPRGQELEDHYFGAIPDRVLSFMTDAEQQLYALGIPVKTRHNEVAPGQFEIAPIFEDSNIAADHQQLTMQVLRNTARKYGLVALLHEKPFAGVNGSGKHCNWSMSTNAGENLLEPGDTPHENLQFLFFTSAVIKAVDEHQDLLRISVASASNDHRLGANEAPPAIISIFLGSELSDIFDRLESGQGGRGAEAGLLGLGTSVLPPLPRHAGDRNRTSPFAFTGNKFEFRAAGSSQSISFPITVLNTIVADAVSALAAELKAKLDAGTDLDTAVAEIVKATYSAHKRIVFNGDGYSDEWHQEAEHGRKLLNLRTTLDAVHHLTDAKNGALFEKFKVLSDRELAARQEIMYDIYFKTVNIEGETTEYMARTMILPAAVKYLSELHAAGGSKAVRGVAAEVEAAADELFDAVQALSAQNAATGGDEVHEKAHHMRDQVLPAMSAVRKAADKLEKVVAEQHWPLPTYRQMLFVK